The following nucleotide sequence is from Eschrichtius robustus isolate mEscRob2 chromosome 10, mEscRob2.pri, whole genome shotgun sequence.
GGGAGCTTTTGCAGGAACATCTGTTGGCTTTTTAACAAAGGAAGCTGGAGAGGATCAAGGGAGACTGGAGGAGACTCTGGTTCACGAGGGAGCCACATCTGTTTGGTATTCTCCCAACTGAGAAGGCTCGACTTCTGAAATAGCCCGGGTATCCAAGTTAAACCAGAATCCAGAAACAGATGAAAGCTTTTCTTTCCTCCATGTTTCAACGGTAGAGATCAACAGCTGTTTATATCCTTTAATACCTAACTAAGGGTGAAGCCTTCACATCTGTCTGTATTTTCCGGTTCTAGTTCCTCGGATcacagtggggaggaggggaagtttCAAACCCTCCCAATTCCCAGGCAAGAAGACAGAAATATGCCCAGGATTCAAAGCCGTTAACGTTAAGCAGAACTCCCAAATTTCTCATCCACCCAGGGTCTGCTGTTGGCTGGGAATTCCTCTTTTACTTTATCCTGACAGACATCTTGATCATTTCCATGATAATGACTCATGGCAGCACCAAGatcaaaaagaaggaaagtagGCTGGAATcagggggaggaagaagaggaggaaatgaatTCTCATAGAGAAAGCGGCTCCTAAAAGACAAGTTCTTGCCAAGACAGCAACAGTATTGTCTGAGGACAAATAGCAGAGGTGAGCAGGATACTAATGAAGAccctcagggtgatggtggatgGTGGTGGTTTTTACTGACCCCTAACATTTTAACCCTGGAAAAGTTAAACAGACAAAATTAAACCCTGTGGAAGGCAAGGTACGGGAAATAGCCAGGAATGGTGATAAAGAGATTCAGAGACATTTGTTTAACTTCACTTTGATCACCAGCACCATACACATGCTGGAACtttataaagattatttttccatccatccatccatccatccatccatccatccatccatccatccatccatccaacaactTATAAGGCACCAGGACTGGACTTAGTGCTGGGATATTCAAATGCATAAGACATATTCTATAACTTGAAGGGGCTTATATTCTAAAAGATGACAGTCTTCACAGAGGAGATGGtataaagttcatttttttaaaaaaaaatgtttggtcacgccacacagcatgtgggatcttagttccccaaccagggatcgaactcacgcctcctgcattggaagcacggaggagtcttaaccactggaccaccagggaagtctgagatgGTATAAAGGATGCATGAGAATTCACTAGAAGGGGATTCCAAAGGAGAGAATGACATGGATAAAACCAGAGAGGTAAGAAACAAACTGTTTCTGGGGAGGATGAAAAGCATTCTGGGTGGTTACAATAAACAAGAGGAGTGGGAGGAGCTTACTAAAAGTACAAATTCTTAGGCCTCACctaagagattctgatttagctGTTGAGGGGGAGGACCAAGGAATTTGCATTTTGAGAAGAAGGTCCAAGTAATTCTGATACAAAGAAAAGTTTGACAACTCTATACAGATGAACATTGCCCTAAAGATGCTAATagtgttccattaaaaaaaaaaaaaaaaggtaccaggTTCAAATTAGGATACACTACTTACTAACGTATTCTTTTCTTGGAGATGTATAATGCACATTAGTATATTTAAAGTCCTGAAGTAAAGAAATCAATTTCACTCcgcatttcccaaacttatttttccatgggagaaaaaaaatatcacaGTGCACCTATTAAGAGCTCCCAGAACACTTTTATACTGTGCGGCACAAATTGGGAAGAGCTGAAATAGAGGATTCGGATCAGGTGAGCGTTCCCCAAGCACACTGAATGGCTAAGGAGACCGTCTAGAAAAAGTAAGCAAAGTCAATTGCTCTGGGGGATCTGGCGGCATCCAGTGATTTCCTCCAAGCAAAGTCTAAAATCACCTATGATGTTCTATTTTCCAGGGAGACGGCCAGAAGCTTCCTCACTCTTAAGTAACACACCAGGCTCTGTGATGTTATTTCTGGTCAGCAACTCTACGTGGCAACCACAACTGCCAGAGAGAACAGAAGTGCCCAGAGTTCAAAGCATCAAAGAAACAGAAGGGGAAGGGCAGCAAGGAGAGATCCTTACCCACATTTATTTACCTTTACTGCTGTCATATGTTCTGCACAGAGCATTGGCAGTTGCTTGTAATGCTTTTGGAAAAGACAAATTCCTCCCAGCTCCAAAAGAAGCCTCTGACAGTCAATGAAAGTGCAAAAAGACATGAACCTAGGAAATTGCTACTCCTCCAAGGCGCCAATTATACAGCCAGGGGAGTTTCTGAAACCTGCCTTCTTCCTCCTATGCTGGTGAGCCAACCAAGGGGGGTTGTGCTGCCATACACCCCACTTCCTGCCCTAACAAGGGACAGCAGAAAGTACATGAGGAAACTGCATAAGTCAAGGCACGAGGATTCTGAGCAGACTGGTTTGTGTGCTGAATATTTCAAGATGGACATACTGCCCTAAtcaatttatatacatttttttttctggtataaaTGTAATTACTTCCATACACCCCACTTCAACTTTCCATATGCCACATGGGGACACACATGCCCCATCTAAAGGTGATTTCAGCGATGTGTTTcaaacgcttttttttttttaataccccaACTATCTCAGAGcttttcaataatattttccaGCAGCATAAGTATTTTTTCAGCCATTCCACAAATAGTTCCTGAGTGCCTAAAAGGTTCCAGGGCACCATGCTAGGTATCACAGGTACAACAGTGGAAAGAAGAGAATGCTCATCCTTATTGAACCTAAGGCCCTAAAAACTGAATTCTGAATTTCAACCTGCCAGGCATGCAGATTCAATGATCAGCAGCATAAAGAAATATAAGAGATAGGAAAGGTCTGGTCTCTCCCCTTGAAGAGTTTTATGGCTCAGAgcacaaagcaaacaaaagcatttGCATTTCAGGTGTCCGGGTTGGTCTAGCAGCTACCCAAGGGTCCAGAGTTAATAGTACAGACTGAAATTAATACCTATGAtcaggagagggaagaagagaatgCCAGGATCTTATTTCTCCAAAATGCCAACTGCCTGTTTGCTTGATTCCCAAACAAATCCACGGATTCTCACACTGGGATTTCTTACCCTGAGAGACAAGTACCAATAATTGCACCAGAGTTAATGTAACTAACTAGTTAATTAGctccaaattaaaaattttaccaGGAGCTCTGGGTGGGTTTGGAGTCTAATCCTAAGGAAGCCAATAAGATCAAATCCAACTTTTCATCAAGCCAGTGTTTCCCACTATTTCAGTCTACAAAATAATTCTAAGTGGTCTACAAATGATTGTTTTTCAATAAGGTCCTTAGATCCGGAAAAAGAAATTGCTGACATGTGAGTGATGGAATTTAGGGAAACACTGATATAGGTGCTATCCAGCATTCAAAGGCAGTCCCAGAAGAAGCCTCTGCAAACTTTCCAAGCTTGGGTGGGAAGTGACAAAATAACCAGGAAGCTGGTCATGGACTTACCCACACACGTTGGAAATATGTCCTCATTGTTGATCTGGACTTCAATCCAATCCATGAGAAGGTTCATGTACTGGGGGGCTGGCAGTGCAGTCGGCTTCTTGTACTTGAGGTCATCCTGCCACCGATACTCGTATTTGGGGCCCCCCGACATCACAGGGCAGGTCCGCTCAGTGCAGAACTCACAGATGGTACCGTAGATGAGGTTGATCCGATTGAAGAAGTCCACCACGTGCACCGCTACCCAGTCGTTCTGGTCCTCCCCGCTGGGCAGCTGCACAGCTGCCCTCAGGTCCACGCCTGAGTTGAGGGATGCCTGAGCCCGTTTGTGGAGTTCGAACCTCTGCGTGCCAGGTTCAAATTTCCTCTTCGGCCGGAAGGTCTTGTCCTTGTTGAACACCTGCTTCAAGGCTATGGACATGGTCTTCTCCTTCGCTTCCTTCCTCCTGCAGGAAGCAAAAAGGCAACTGGGACTTTTCAACGAGAGATCACAACCCAACAGGGTTTTCCACTGCCAGCCCTCTGGCCCCAGTCTTGCGGTCTGCAGCTTTCAATCTCTTTTTAGACAGCCCCTTCCATCTTCCTCTTGAATGATTTCCAGGGGAACCTCATGTTTCTTCCTAAAGGCAGGAGAAAAAAGGGTCTCATTAGTGTCCCGTTTGCATTTAAGAAATGACAAAGGCTTAGACCTGACTTCCATCTCACTTCTGGCTGTGCCCACTTCCATCCAGGTATAAGGACATGGAAGTTAAGCCAAACCCCTGAGAATCTGAATTGGTGATCAAATCGTATAACCAAGTAGCCAAAGGAGGAAAAGTATCACACCCTTTTTCTTCATGGTCTTGATCAAATCTCTGGGAACTTTTCCCTGTGTGATCATAGTTTCAATGGACTGCTCCAAGGTGTTAAGGATGATCATGTTAGTCAATGACACATCCCCATATGCTCCTTTTTAGAGCatctgccccacccccccacttgCCCCTATTGAGTAAGCATAAGGACACTACCCCCATCCTCCTGGATACAGCTGATTGGAGCAGGGGTGGCTATCACACCCAGCGGGCTTCCCTGGGAATTTGGAATCAGGATCCAGCCTTTGTTAGGCATTATCCCTGAGAAGTGATGAAAATTGGGTCTGCTTGAcgttatttgcaatagccaagacatggagacatggaaacaacctaaatgtctatcgacagatgaatggatgaagaaaatgtgatatatatatatatacacatatatacaatggaatactactcagccataaaaaagaatgaaataatgccatttgcagcaacatggatggacctggagtttATTGTACCAactgaagttaagtcagacaaataccatatgatatcacttatatgtggaatctaaaatatgacacaaatgaacttattaacaaaacagaaacagactcacagacatagacagcagacttgtggttgccaagggggaggagggatgggattgggagtttgggattaacaaatgcaaactgttatatatgtataactgaatcactttgctgtacac
It contains:
- the MOB3B gene encoding MOB kinase activator 3B, giving the protein MSIALKQVFNKDKTFRPKRKFEPGTQRFELHKRAQASLNSGVDLRAAVQLPSGEDQNDWVAVHVVDFFNRINLIYGTICEFCTERTCPVMSGGPKYEYRWQDDLKYKKPTALPAPQYMNLLMDWIEVQINNEDIFPTCVGVPFPKNFLQICKKILCRLFRVFVHVYIHHFDRVIVMGAEAHVNTCYKHFYYFVTEMNLIDRKELEPLKEMTSRMCH